A portion of the Myxococcus stipitatus genome contains these proteins:
- a CDS encoding TraR/DksA family transcriptional regulator: MDSLAREAREALRLRGDRLRAGARAATDGPEAVDPELAEADLRELRDIEAALARIDRGAFGRCERCGGAIGRHRLRAVPEARHCITCAALDR; encoded by the coding sequence ATGGACAGTCTGGCGCGTGAGGCCCGAGAGGCCCTGAGGTTGCGAGGCGACCGGCTTCGCGCGGGGGCTCGCGCGGCGACGGACGGTCCGGAGGCGGTGGACCCGGAGCTGGCGGAGGCGGACCTGCGCGAGCTGCGGGACATCGAAGCGGCGCTCGCGCGCATCGACCGGGGCGCGTTCGGGCGGTGCGAGCGGTGCGGCGGCGCCATCGGGCGACACCGGCTGCGCGCGGTGCCGGAGGCCCGGCACTGCATCACCTGCGCCGCGCTGGACCGGTGA
- a CDS encoding aminotransferase class V-fold PLP-dependent enzyme, which translates to MFKAPDTTVVASTDESLDCRSLLAPLSDVGLLSQARCRSLTDRLNRFFESVRAPSKKTDEAYWTAFQREFGFATVAPAERVTPMNAANLCPEPTALIESLNELRLEYNLNVSQQMRTAQGERVLQLERTRKSLALGLGLSDPNDLAIVRNATEANNAINRGFRGWSADGNDTVVMWAENHPTNREAWRMRAEWPGGPTPFKVEEVSFPTNASEADIAAAFISRITARTRFVTYTETANSNGFRMPEPVMRAIWEHVKTNRPDCHVHIDGTMAWGARPLNLANAYCHSLVSSAHKWFLGPKETGILFMRKEKARNFMPSIYGYDYRIVIVPYRELPENALRFELIGQRDDVNIIALDLTQKMWTALQPRRPYERIAQLAQHLMSRLLQTGSRWRLVTPSDPARSWGVVRVEAPKEHREKTLYDWLYEDPRYRVAGSGDDKTFRLCPHIYNTIADVDRAVDGMNAWYEDRRS; encoded by the coding sequence ATGTTCAAAGCCCCCGACACCACAGTGGTCGCCAGCACGGACGAGTCCCTCGACTGTCGTTCCCTCCTCGCGCCGCTGTCCGACGTGGGGCTCCTCTCCCAGGCGCGGTGCCGCTCGCTGACGGACCGGCTGAACCGCTTCTTCGAGTCCGTCCGCGCGCCGTCGAAGAAGACGGACGAGGCGTACTGGACGGCGTTCCAGCGGGAGTTCGGCTTCGCCACGGTCGCGCCCGCCGAGCGCGTCACCCCCATGAACGCCGCGAACCTCTGCCCGGAGCCCACGGCGCTCATCGAATCGCTCAACGAGCTGCGCCTCGAATACAACCTCAACGTCTCGCAGCAGATGCGCACCGCCCAGGGCGAGCGGGTGCTCCAGCTGGAGCGGACGCGCAAGAGCCTGGCCTTGGGCCTGGGCCTGAGCGACCCCAACGACCTCGCCATCGTGCGCAACGCCACGGAGGCGAACAACGCCATCAACCGCGGCTTCCGGGGCTGGAGCGCGGACGGGAACGACACGGTGGTGATGTGGGCGGAGAACCATCCCACCAACCGCGAGGCCTGGAGGATGCGCGCCGAGTGGCCCGGCGGCCCGACGCCCTTCAAGGTGGAGGAGGTGTCCTTCCCGACGAACGCCTCGGAGGCGGACATCGCGGCGGCCTTCATCAGTCGAATCACCGCGCGCACGCGCTTCGTGACGTACACGGAGACGGCCAACAGCAATGGCTTCCGCATGCCCGAGCCGGTGATGCGCGCCATCTGGGAACACGTGAAGACGAACCGGCCGGACTGTCATGTCCACATCGACGGGACGATGGCCTGGGGCGCGCGCCCGCTCAACCTGGCGAACGCGTACTGCCACAGCCTCGTCTCCAGCGCCCACAAGTGGTTCCTGGGGCCCAAGGAGACGGGCATCCTCTTCATGCGCAAGGAGAAGGCCCGCAACTTCATGCCGAGCATCTACGGGTACGACTACCGCATCGTCATCGTGCCGTACCGGGAGCTGCCGGAGAACGCGCTGAGGTTCGAGCTCATCGGCCAGCGCGACGACGTGAACATCATCGCGCTCGACCTCACCCAGAAGATGTGGACGGCGCTGCAACCGCGCAGGCCCTACGAGCGCATCGCCCAGCTCGCGCAGCACCTCATGTCGCGGCTCCTGCAGACGGGGAGCCGCTGGAGGCTCGTCACGCCGAGCGACCCCGCGCGCAGCTGGGGCGTGGTGCGCGTGGAGGCGCCGAAGGAGCACCGCGAGAAGACGCTGTACGACTGGCTCTACGAGGACCCGCGCTACCGCGTCGCGGGCTCCGGAGACGACAAGACGTTCCGTCTGTGCCCGCACATCTACAACACGATTGCGGATGTGGACCGGGCCGTCGATGGGATGAATGCCTGGTACGAGGACAGGCGTTCGTGA
- a CDS encoding HAD-IG family 5'-nucleotidase, whose product MRPPFSGPPPERGLFCNRTLNLRAIKAVGYDMDYTLIHYRVEAWERRAYEHIRDRLVEQGWPVGELQFDPALAIRGLIIDTEKGNLLKANRFGFVKKALHGTRSMEFDAQRDEYAHTVIDLHERRWVFLNTLFSLSEACIYAQLVDRLDAGVLPGPMGYADLYEHVRKNLDATHMQGRLKAEIIADPERYVLDDPETPLALLDQRNAGKKLLLITNSEWAYTEPMMHFAFDKHLPDGMTWRQLFDVVIVSARKPEFFTTRSALFEVVETNGEALLRPHSGPFKPGTPYFGGSALELERHLGVSGDEVLYVGDHMFGDVHVSKSALRWRTALILRELEDEVRAIAAFRPTEARLAERMVLKERMEWESCQLRLELQRRRAAYGPRSDTPPEADLVARLSELRESLEALDAELGPMARAATELSNPIWGLLTRAGNDKSHLARQVERYADIYTSRVSNFLFATPFVYLRSPRGSLPHDPSLPGGTPVFPAADSGGGMADAE is encoded by the coding sequence ATGCGTCCGCCATTCTCCGGTCCCCCGCCCGAGCGGGGCCTGTTCTGCAACCGCACCCTCAACCTGCGCGCCATCAAGGCGGTGGGTTACGACATGGATTACACGCTCATCCACTACCGCGTGGAGGCGTGGGAGCGTCGCGCGTACGAGCACATCCGCGACCGGCTGGTGGAGCAGGGCTGGCCCGTGGGCGAGCTCCAGTTCGACCCGGCGCTCGCCATCCGTGGCCTCATCATCGACACGGAGAAGGGCAACCTGCTCAAGGCCAACCGCTTCGGCTTCGTGAAGAAGGCGCTGCACGGCACGCGCTCCATGGAGTTCGACGCCCAGCGCGACGAGTACGCGCACACGGTCATCGACCTGCACGAGCGGCGGTGGGTGTTCCTCAACACGCTGTTCTCGTTGTCGGAGGCGTGCATCTACGCGCAGCTGGTGGACCGGCTCGACGCGGGCGTGCTGCCCGGCCCCATGGGCTACGCGGACCTCTACGAGCACGTGCGCAAGAACCTGGACGCCACGCACATGCAGGGCCGGCTCAAGGCGGAGATCATCGCCGACCCGGAGCGCTACGTGCTGGACGACCCGGAGACGCCGCTGGCGCTGCTCGACCAGCGCAACGCGGGCAAGAAGCTGCTGCTCATCACCAACAGCGAGTGGGCCTACACCGAGCCCATGATGCACTTCGCCTTCGACAAGCACCTGCCGGACGGCATGACGTGGCGGCAGCTGTTCGACGTGGTCATCGTGTCCGCGCGCAAGCCGGAGTTCTTCACCACGCGCTCGGCGCTGTTCGAGGTGGTGGAGACCAACGGAGAGGCGCTGCTGCGTCCGCACTCCGGGCCGTTCAAGCCCGGCACGCCGTACTTCGGCGGCAGCGCGCTGGAGCTGGAGCGGCACCTGGGCGTCAGCGGCGACGAGGTGCTCTACGTCGGCGACCACATGTTCGGCGACGTGCACGTGTCGAAGAGCGCGCTGCGCTGGCGCACGGCGCTCATCCTGCGGGAGCTGGAGGACGAGGTGCGCGCCATCGCCGCCTTCCGGCCCACGGAGGCCCGGCTGGCCGAGCGCATGGTGCTCAAGGAGCGGATGGAGTGGGAGAGCTGCCAGCTGAGGCTGGAGCTGCAGCGGCGGCGGGCGGCCTACGGGCCGCGCTCGGACACGCCCCCGGAGGCGGACCTGGTGGCCCGGCTGTCGGAGCTGCGTGAGTCGCTGGAGGCGCTCGACGCGGAGCTGGGCCCCATGGCCCGCGCCGCCACGGAGCTGTCCAACCCCATCTGGGGCCTGCTCACCCGCGCCGGCAACGACAAGAGCCACCTGGCCCGGCAGGTGGAGCGCTACGCGGACATCTACACGTCGCGCGTCTCCAACTTCCTGTTCGCCACGCCGTTCGTCTACCTGCGCAGCCCGCGCGGCAGCCTGCCGCACGACCCGAGCCTGCCCGGAGGCACGCCCGTCTTCCCCGCCGCGGACAGCGGCGGCGGCATGGCGGACGCGGAGTAG
- a CDS encoding DUF1361 domain-containing protein: protein MSQSPSHRPSVLSVLNRQGLWPVLACSVLAMALLGYRLDVSQRASFAFLAWNLFLAWAPYGFALAARLEMTRGQGRSWLLAPLALGWLALFPNAPYIVTDFIHLRERPGVPLWFDAGLLALFAATGWLLGLLSLEVWKQWLEARWGRVRAWTFVGVISLLCGYGIYLGRVERWNSWHVLTRPGHLLSAIGAHLTEPLSFPLLPALTLCFAVLLPLSYLAFEALVSRMRCRRVAG, encoded by the coding sequence ATGTCCCAGTCTCCCTCCCACCGTCCCTCCGTGCTGTCCGTGCTGAACCGTCAGGGCCTGTGGCCCGTGCTGGCGTGCAGCGTCCTCGCGATGGCGCTCCTGGGCTACCGGCTCGACGTGAGCCAGCGCGCCAGCTTCGCCTTCCTCGCGTGGAACCTGTTCCTGGCGTGGGCGCCCTATGGCTTCGCCCTGGCCGCGCGGCTGGAGATGACCCGGGGACAAGGCCGCTCGTGGCTGCTCGCGCCCCTGGCCCTGGGGTGGCTCGCGCTGTTCCCCAATGCCCCCTACATCGTCACGGACTTCATCCACCTGCGCGAGCGCCCCGGCGTGCCGCTCTGGTTCGACGCGGGCCTGCTGGCCCTGTTCGCCGCCACCGGGTGGCTGCTGGGCCTGCTGTCGCTGGAGGTCTGGAAGCAGTGGCTCGAGGCGCGCTGGGGCCGCGTCCGCGCCTGGACCTTCGTCGGCGTCATCTCGCTCCTGTGTGGCTACGGCATCTACCTGGGCCGCGTGGAGCGGTGGAACAGCTGGCACGTGCTGACCAGGCCAGGGCACCTGCTCTCCGCCATCGGCGCGCACCTGACCGAGCCGCTGTCCTTCCCGCTCCTGCCCGCCCTCACCCTGTGCTTCGCCGTGCTGCTGCCACTGTCCTACCTGGCCTTCGAGGCGCTCGTGTCCCGCATGCGCTGTCGCCGCGTGGCGGGCTGA
- a CDS encoding S1 family peptidase has translation MGASAQPIILGDDAPGDVATVALISRRTRCQGEEPLLLCSGALIAPDVVLTAAHCLSLFGKEGTYEVFLGMVLLPEPEPTGRFVRVREAVLHPGYRLGSHDFDVALLRLAESVEVAPLRLPESRGEALVSGATVRVLGYGDTHEGSAPSGRRRAGTMVVTTVEDEAFQAGPSPGMSCVGDSGGPVLGRDDEGREVLVGLTVSGDTACRKRADNLRVDMRLEDFIRPFLAQAPEPPVSTLAPEALCQEACTRDAECPSGLVCVTEEGAPGRCLLPSLREGRFGAMCTEDASCGQGGVCARLEVDGSDACRCFTPCTPPPPEPGSGGDEGEGGGCSSAPGLALLGVLALVKAMLERARPTPRDRPRHR, from the coding sequence GTGGGGGCGAGTGCGCAGCCCATCATCCTCGGGGACGATGCTCCCGGGGACGTCGCCACGGTGGCCCTGATTTCACGGCGGACGCGGTGTCAGGGAGAGGAGCCTCTGCTCCTGTGTTCGGGAGCGCTCATCGCGCCGGACGTGGTGCTCACCGCCGCGCACTGTCTGAGTCTCTTCGGCAAGGAGGGGACGTACGAGGTGTTCCTCGGCATGGTGCTCCTGCCGGAGCCCGAGCCGACGGGGCGCTTCGTCCGGGTCCGTGAGGCCGTCCTCCATCCGGGCTACAGGCTCGGCTCGCATGACTTCGACGTGGCGTTGCTGCGCTTGGCGGAGTCGGTGGAGGTGGCGCCGTTGCGCCTTCCGGAGTCGCGGGGCGAGGCCCTGGTGTCGGGTGCCACGGTGCGGGTGCTCGGCTATGGGGACACGCACGAGGGCTCGGCGCCTTCGGGGCGGAGACGCGCGGGGACGATGGTGGTGACCACCGTGGAGGACGAGGCGTTCCAGGCGGGGCCTTCACCGGGCATGAGCTGTGTGGGGGACAGCGGAGGGCCCGTGCTCGGGCGTGACGATGAAGGGCGCGAGGTGTTGGTGGGGCTGACGGTGAGCGGGGATACGGCTTGCCGCAAGCGGGCCGACAACCTGCGCGTGGACATGCGGCTGGAGGACTTCATCCGCCCATTCCTCGCACAGGCGCCCGAGCCGCCAGTGTCCACGCTGGCGCCGGAGGCGCTGTGCCAGGAGGCATGTACCCGGGACGCGGAGTGCCCGTCGGGGTTGGTCTGCGTGACGGAGGAGGGCGCGCCGGGACGGTGCCTGTTGCCCTCGCTGCGGGAGGGCCGCTTCGGTGCGATGTGCACGGAGGACGCCTCATGTGGACAAGGCGGAGTCTGCGCTCGGCTGGAGGTGGACGGGAGCGATGCGTGTCGTTGTTTCACGCCCTGCACGCCACCTCCGCCGGAGCCTGGGAGCGGGGGTGACGAGGGCGAGGGAGGGGGCTGCTCCAGTGCTCCGGGACTGGCGCTCCTGGGCGTCCTCGCGCTGGTCAAGGCGATGCTGGAACGCGCGCGTCCCACACCGCGCGACCGCCCTCGCCATCGCTGA
- a CDS encoding CheR family methyltransferase: MTDEDCARLLRWAAPRLRLRPEGFRRVRGQVCKRLGRRLRALGLSDLAAYRERLEADDAEWALLDSFCRVTVSRFYRDACVFDVLRDELLPALLSSRRRERSAPLVLRVWSAGCASGEEPYTVSVLFRFGLQPRFPEARLELVATDADAGLLARARRGCYRRGSLRELPEDWVRRAFPGEEPEPCLAEWLREGLVFLQQDLRADMPEGPFDVILCRNVAFTYFAPPLQLEVLARLVRRLAPGGLLVIGSQERLPEGAPALERAAESQPVFRVPPG, encoded by the coding sequence ATGACGGACGAGGACTGCGCGCGGTTGCTGCGTTGGGCCGCGCCCCGGCTGCGCCTGCGACCGGAGGGGTTCCGGCGGGTGCGGGGGCAGGTGTGCAAGCGCCTGGGCCGGCGGCTCCGTGCCCTGGGACTGTCGGACCTCGCCGCCTACCGCGAGCGGCTGGAGGCGGACGACGCCGAGTGGGCTCTGCTCGATTCATTCTGCCGCGTCACCGTGTCCCGCTTCTACCGCGACGCCTGCGTCTTCGACGTGCTCCGGGATGAGCTGCTCCCGGCGCTCCTCTCGTCGCGGCGGCGCGAGCGCTCGGCTCCGCTGGTGCTCCGCGTCTGGAGCGCGGGCTGTGCCTCCGGAGAGGAGCCCTACACGGTGAGCGTCCTCTTCCGGTTCGGGCTCCAGCCACGCTTCCCGGAGGCGCGCCTGGAGTTGGTGGCCACCGACGCGGACGCCGGGTTGCTCGCCCGCGCCCGCAGAGGGTGCTACCGCCGAGGCTCCCTCCGCGAGCTCCCCGAGGACTGGGTCCGCCGTGCCTTCCCGGGGGAGGAGCCGGAGCCTTGTCTCGCGGAGTGGCTCCGCGAGGGCCTCGTCTTCCTCCAACAGGACCTGCGGGCCGACATGCCGGAGGGCCCCTTCGACGTCATCCTGTGTCGCAACGTCGCCTTCACGTACTTCGCCCCGCCCTTGCAATTGGAGGTGCTCGCGCGGCTCGTGCGGCGCCTGGCGCCAGGGGGGCTGCTCGTCATCGGCTCCCAGGAGCGACTCCCGGAGGGGGCTCCCGCGCTGGAGCGGGCCGCGGAGTCACAGCCCGTCTTCCGCGTCCCGCCCGGGTGA
- a CDS encoding M3 family metallopeptidase, which translates to MKKLTAFTLTAALAATGCTHGTAATETAPATAPQPAAAPEQAAPTPKPLPPPNGSALLSGTVEAFTAACTADIEKARAQTTELKKVDARKDGAAVLAAFDEAMGAIYSAASRASLAREVHPDAAFRDAARECEQRVDSTNVEMSQDRGIYDALAAVDLSQADAPTRYWMERTLLDFRRAGVDRDDATRAKVKALNEELLKLGQAFGKNIAEGVRQASFTPKELDGLPEDYKATHKPGADGKVVITTNYPDYFPFMTYAKDTKAREKMWRVYRQRAFPANQAVLAQLISKRHELATLLGYTSWAAYTTENKMTRTQQAAAEFIDKLAVATESRAKQEFAELLARKQKDVKGAKTLEPWDQDFYEDRLRAERFGFDSQEVRPYFEYGRVKAGVMDITSRIWGITYRRAGDAKVWHPDVEAYDVLDGDTLLGRIYLDMHPRDDKYKHAAQFDLTPGQAGKRLPEGALVCNFARPGELMTHDEVETFFHEFGHLLHTVFSGKQQWSGISGIRTEWDFVETPSMLLQQWAGSPEVLKEFARHHQTGAPIAAELVEKLKASKEFGKGLWVRRQLFLSALSLDYYSRKPGFDTTAVLVENQKKLSPFKHEHRDGTHFELAFTHLDGYSAAYYTYLWSSVIAKDLETEFQKHGYLDRETAMKYRHTVLEPGGAKPAAELVKDFLGRDYSFDAYRAYVDAAK; encoded by the coding sequence TTGAAGAAACTGACTGCGTTCACCCTGACGGCGGCCCTGGCGGCGACCGGCTGCACGCACGGCACCGCGGCCACCGAGACCGCTCCCGCGACCGCGCCCCAGCCGGCTGCCGCGCCCGAGCAGGCCGCTCCCACCCCGAAGCCCCTGCCCCCGCCGAATGGCTCGGCGCTGCTGTCCGGCACGGTCGAGGCCTTCACCGCCGCCTGCACGGCGGACATCGAGAAGGCCCGCGCCCAGACGACGGAGCTGAAGAAGGTGGACGCGCGCAAGGACGGCGCCGCGGTGCTCGCGGCGTTCGACGAGGCCATGGGCGCCATCTACTCGGCGGCCAGCCGCGCCAGCCTCGCGCGCGAGGTCCACCCCGACGCGGCCTTCCGCGACGCGGCCCGCGAGTGCGAGCAGCGCGTGGACTCCACCAACGTGGAGATGTCGCAGGACCGGGGCATCTACGACGCGCTCGCCGCGGTGGACCTGTCCCAGGCGGACGCGCCCACGCGCTACTGGATGGAGCGCACGCTGCTCGACTTCCGCCGCGCCGGCGTGGACCGCGACGACGCCACGCGCGCGAAGGTGAAGGCGCTGAACGAGGAGCTGCTCAAGCTGGGACAGGCGTTCGGCAAGAACATCGCCGAGGGCGTGCGCCAGGCGTCCTTCACGCCCAAGGAGCTGGACGGGCTGCCCGAGGACTACAAGGCGACGCACAAGCCGGGCGCGGACGGGAAGGTGGTCATCACGACCAACTACCCGGACTACTTCCCATTCATGACGTACGCCAAGGACACCAAGGCGCGCGAGAAGATGTGGCGCGTCTACCGTCAGCGCGCGTTCCCGGCGAACCAGGCGGTGCTGGCGCAGCTCATCTCGAAGCGGCACGAGCTGGCGACGCTGCTGGGGTACACGTCGTGGGCGGCGTACACCACCGAGAACAAGATGACGCGCACGCAGCAGGCCGCGGCGGAGTTCATCGACAAGCTGGCGGTGGCCACCGAGTCGCGGGCGAAGCAGGAGTTCGCGGAGCTGCTGGCGCGCAAGCAGAAGGACGTGAAGGGCGCGAAGACGCTGGAGCCGTGGGACCAGGACTTCTACGAGGACCGGCTGCGCGCGGAGCGCTTCGGGTTCGACTCGCAGGAGGTGCGGCCCTACTTCGAGTACGGCCGGGTGAAGGCGGGGGTGATGGACATCACCTCGCGCATCTGGGGGATTACCTACCGCCGCGCCGGGGACGCCAAGGTGTGGCACCCGGACGTCGAGGCGTACGACGTGCTCGACGGGGACACGCTGCTGGGGCGCATCTACCTGGACATGCACCCGCGTGACGACAAGTACAAGCACGCGGCGCAGTTCGACCTGACGCCGGGACAGGCCGGCAAGCGGCTGCCCGAGGGCGCGCTGGTGTGCAACTTCGCGCGGCCCGGCGAGCTGATGACGCACGACGAGGTGGAGACGTTCTTCCACGAGTTCGGCCACCTGCTGCACACGGTGTTCTCCGGCAAGCAGCAGTGGAGCGGCATCAGCGGCATCCGCACGGAGTGGGACTTCGTGGAGACGCCGTCCATGCTGCTGCAGCAGTGGGCGGGCAGCCCGGAGGTGCTGAAGGAGTTCGCGAGGCACCACCAGACGGGCGCGCCGATTGCGGCGGAGCTGGTGGAGAAGCTCAAGGCGTCGAAGGAGTTCGGCAAGGGGCTGTGGGTGCGCCGGCAGCTGTTCCTGTCGGCGCTGAGCCTGGACTACTACTCGCGCAAGCCGGGCTTCGACACGACGGCGGTGCTGGTGGAGAACCAGAAGAAGCTCAGCCCGTTCAAGCACGAGCACCGCGACGGCACGCACTTCGAGCTGGCGTTCACCCACCTGGATGGGTACTCGGCGGCGTACTACACGTACCTGTGGTCCTCCGTCATCGCCAAGGACCTGGAGACGGAGTTCCAGAAGCACGGGTACCTGGACCGTGAGACGGCGATGAAGTACCGCCACACCGTCCTCGAGCCCGGTGGCGCCAAGCCCGCCGCCGAGCTCGTGAAGGACTTCCTCGGCCGCGACTACAGCTTCGACGCGTATCGCGCGTACGTGGACGCGGCGAAGTAG